The Octadecabacter arcticus 238 genome contains a region encoding:
- the acnA gene encoding aconitate hydratase AcnA, translating to MPITVGHDSAKTRKTLKVGDQSLAYYSIPAATAAGLGDFSKLPAALKVVLENMLRFEDGKTVTVDDIKAFAEWATKGGQNPREIAYRPARVLMQDFTGVPAVVDLAAMRDGIVALGGDAQQINPLNPVDLVIDHSVMIDEFGNPRAFKVNVDREYERNIERYTFLKWGQSAFSNFRVVPPGTGICHQVNLEYLSQTVWTDVDQNGVEVAYPDTLVGTDSHTTMVNGVAVLGWGVGGIEAEASMLGQPISMLIPEVVGFKLTGRMLEGTTGTDLVLKVVEMLRAHGVVSKFVEFYGEGLDHLPLADRATIANMAPEYGATCGFFPIDDETLRYLRNTGRDEDRIELVEAYAKENGFWRGADYDPVYSSTLELDMGTIVPAISGPKRPQDYVALDVAAKTFGEYISGERAEWSADEEETTEWAAEGGAIAPRSIPGDIGKHKRAKVVGEDYTIHDGTIVIASITSCTNTSNPYVMIGAGLVARKARALGLNRKPWVKTSLAPGSQVVSAYLEAAGLQEDLDAIGFNLVGYGCTTCIGNSGPIQQELSDAIASGDIIATSVLSGNRNFEGRISPDVRANYLASPPLVVAYALAGDMNVDIAKDPLGQDRDGNDVYLKDIWPSSKEVADLVEQTVTREAFQSKYADVFKGDEKWQAVETTDAETYDWPPQSTYIQNPPYFQGMSKDPGVITNIDGAKVLAVLGDMITTDHISPAGSFKETTPAGEYLLERQVPVREFNSYGSRRGNHEVMMRGTFANIRIKNEMLDGVEGGYTKGPDGEQMSIFDAAMAYMAAGTPTVIFGGEQYGAGSSRDWAAKGTNLLGVKAVIAESFERIHRSNLVGMGVIPFEFTKGDSRKSLGLTGDETVSISGLDTIKPLQEVPCTITMADGTVKDITLKCRIDTAIEVEYIEHGGVLHYVLRNLAKAA from the coding sequence ATGCCCATCACAGTAGGCCACGATAGCGCCAAAACCCGTAAAACCCTCAAAGTGGGCGACCAGTCGCTTGCGTATTATTCGATTCCAGCCGCGACCGCCGCAGGTTTGGGCGACTTTTCCAAGTTGCCCGCCGCATTGAAGGTTGTGCTGGAAAACATGCTGCGCTTCGAAGATGGCAAGACGGTGACAGTGGACGATATCAAAGCCTTCGCTGAATGGGCCACCAAAGGTGGGCAAAACCCGCGCGAAATCGCCTACCGCCCTGCCCGCGTGCTGATGCAGGATTTCACCGGTGTTCCCGCTGTTGTTGATTTGGCGGCGATGCGCGACGGAATTGTCGCCCTTGGCGGGGATGCCCAGCAGATTAATCCGCTTAATCCGGTTGATCTGGTCATCGACCATTCGGTTATGATCGACGAATTTGGCAACCCGCGTGCTTTCAAAGTGAACGTGGACCGCGAGTATGAACGCAACATCGAACGCTACACATTCCTGAAGTGGGGCCAATCGGCATTTTCCAACTTCCGCGTTGTGCCACCGGGTACAGGCATCTGCCATCAGGTGAACCTTGAATACCTCAGCCAAACCGTCTGGACCGATGTGGATCAGAACGGGGTTGAGGTGGCCTATCCTGACACGCTCGTCGGCACAGACTCCCACACAACCATGGTCAACGGCGTGGCGGTTTTGGGTTGGGGCGTTGGCGGGATTGAGGCAGAAGCCTCAATGCTTGGACAGCCGATTTCCATGCTGATCCCCGAAGTCGTCGGCTTCAAGCTGACCGGTCGCATGTTGGAAGGCACGACAGGCACCGACCTCGTGCTCAAGGTCGTCGAAATGCTGCGCGCCCACGGCGTTGTCAGCAAGTTCGTGGAATTTTACGGCGAAGGTCTGGATCACCTGCCACTGGCCGACCGCGCAACGATCGCCAACATGGCACCGGAATACGGCGCCACCTGCGGCTTCTTCCCGATTGACGACGAAACCTTGCGCTACCTGCGCAACACGGGCCGCGATGAAGACCGGATTGAACTGGTCGAAGCCTATGCAAAAGAAAACGGATTCTGGCGCGGCGCGGACTACGATCCTGTCTACTCTTCGACGCTCGAACTCGACATGGGCACCATCGTTCCGGCAATTTCCGGCCCCAAGCGCCCACAGGACTACGTGGCGCTGGATGTGGCCGCTAAGACATTCGGTGAATACATCAGCGGTGAGCGTGCCGAATGGTCTGCTGACGAAGAAGAAACCACCGAATGGGCTGCCGAAGGTGGCGCAATCGCGCCGCGCTCCATCCCCGGCGATATCGGCAAGCACAAGCGCGCCAAAGTCGTGGGTGAGGATTACACGATCCATGATGGCACAATCGTCATCGCGTCGATTACATCCTGCACAAACACGTCCAACCCCTACGTGATGATCGGCGCAGGTCTGGTGGCACGCAAGGCGCGCGCGCTTGGCTTGAACCGAAAGCCTTGGGTGAAAACATCACTCGCACCGGGCAGCCAAGTTGTGTCCGCCTACCTCGAAGCGGCTGGTCTGCAAGAAGATCTCGATGCCATCGGGTTCAACCTTGTGGGCTATGGCTGCACGACCTGCATCGGCAATTCAGGCCCGATCCAACAGGAATTGTCCGACGCGATTGCGTCAGGCGACATTATCGCGACATCGGTTTTGTCGGGCAATCGCAACTTTGAGGGTCGGATTTCACCGGATGTGCGGGCAAACTATCTGGCGTCACCTCCGCTTGTGGTGGCCTACGCATTGGCCGGTGATATGAATGTCGACATCGCCAAAGATCCGCTTGGTCAGGACAGGGACGGCAATGACGTCTACCTGAAAGACATCTGGCCATCCTCCAAAGAAGTCGCTGATCTGGTTGAACAAACCGTAACCCGCGAAGCATTCCAGTCGAAATATGCAGACGTCTTCAAGGGTGACGAAAAATGGCAAGCCGTAGAAACCACGGACGCAGAAACCTACGATTGGCCGCCACAATCCACCTACATCCAGAACCCGCCCTACTTTCAAGGCATGTCAAAAGACCCCGGCGTTATCACCAACATTGACGGCGCCAAAGTGCTGGCCGTGCTTGGCGATATGATCACGACGGACCACATTTCACCTGCTGGTTCGTTCAAGGAAACCACGCCAGCGGGCGAATACCTGCTTGAACGCCAAGTCCCCGTGCGTGAATTCAACTCTTACGGATCGCGCCGTGGCAACCACGAAGTGATGATGCGTGGCACCTTCGCCAACATCCGCATCAAAAACGAGATGCTGGACGGCGTTGAGGGCGGCTACACCAAAGGGCCGGACGGCGAACAGATGTCGATCTTTGATGCCGCGATGGCCTATATGGCTGCGGGCACGCCGACAGTGATCTTCGGGGGCGAACAATACGGCGCCGGATCATCGCGCGACTGGGCAGCCAAAGGCACTAACCTTCTCGGCGTGAAAGCCGTCATCGCTGAAAGCTTTGAGCGCATCCACCGCTCAAACCTTGTGGGCATGGGCGTCATTCCTTTTGAGTTCACCAAGGGCGACAGCCGCAAATCGCTTGGCTTGACGGGGGATGAAACGGTGTCGATCTCAGGGTTGGACACGATCAAACCCCTGCAAGAGGTGCCGTGCACAATCACCATGGCCGACGGCACGGTGAAGGATATCACCCTGAAATGCCGCATCGATACAGCAATTGAGGTGGAATACATCGAACACGGCGGCGTGCTGCACTACGTTCTTCGCAACCTTGCCAAAGCTGCCTAA